Below is a genomic region from Belonocnema kinseyi isolate 2016_QV_RU_SX_M_011 chromosome 4, B_treatae_v1, whole genome shotgun sequence.
aaatttagaaaaattcaagtgaattgaaataatcaaaagaattccaaagaataaaaaagaattcagggtgagcTCCAAAGAATatctttaaatctcttcaaatgtatgaaaccctacaaaatacctcagaaataaattctttcaaatcgacGAAAATGTTATACAATCCCATGAAATactatatttcctgaaatcctggaaaatgtaaaaaaaatacattggtagatttaaaatcccttaaaataattgaaatttgataaaatcctgtgaaatcttttaaaatatccatatCTTCCTgagttctagaaaattctttttcttagaatatttcaaacacttcgaaattccttcaaattaatgaaattaataaaaaaattcttggaatctttaaaaataccctaaacatttttaattaaaaagttcttcaaaattcctttaaattattgaaatctattgaaaatttctaggaatctttaaaaacacccTGGAATATTATTTCAAAAGGAGTTGagacaattcagaaataggtattgATCAGAACAGAACAGTGATTAACTcatgagttaatttattgaaagaaaagtgacttgtgtgaaattttcattaaaaaagtgactaaaagttaTTTGAGAACAAAAGTGACTAATAGTGACTTTGTGACAGtcctattttttacatttacatcttatagaaattccctgattttttctatttttgtaaagttCCATCGTAGGCTGCAAAAAGAGTACCATAGGGACCAAATCTTGACaatagggtactttagggacctTAACTGAATATAGGGGGTATAGGAACAGGCCTGTGAGGCCTGCTATAAAAATGTTATactcgataaaaaaaaatgaattcatcaAACTTGCTTTCCTTTTACAGAAGACGATGGAATGGACGGATCGAGTCCACTCTACCATCGGTACGGAGAACAAAGCATCTCTAGTCGAGAAGGAAGCCACCACTCGCAGAAACTGGCTCTCTTCCGACCCAGTGCCGACACCGTAGACCTTGGATACCACACTCTAGACAACAATGTATGCCGCATACCATCATCGCCTTCCACGGCCATCACCGCCCGGAAACAGCTTTTCCAACAAAGACACATCTACGCCCTGGGACTTTGCGACCTGGACGACACCCAGCTCCTAAAAATCTTCAGCTGGCTCTCCACCAGAGATCGTTGTGCCCTATCGCAAACATGCAGACGCCTTTGGGAGATCGCGTGGCACCCTTCCCTCTGGAAAGAAGTCGAAGTACGTCATCCGCAAAGCGCTTCCATCGCTCTGAATACTCTTGCTCGACGCGGTCTCTACACCTCCATTCGTCGTCTCGTCCTGGACGGAGCCACAAGCCTCTCAGGAGTCTTCAACTCTCTTCCCTTTTCCAGTCTAACTTCCTTGTCCATCAGACACTCTAAACGCGTCAGCGACTCAAATGTAACAACCATCCTGGACAACTGCATCCACCTCAAGGATTTAGATCTAACAGACTGTGGCAGCATAACAAAAGCATACACCAGAATTGCCGCTTTACAACTCCAGACTCTCGATCTCAGCGACTGCCACGAAGTCAACGACTCCGGATTAGTTCTGAGTCTCTCGAGAATGCCTCATCTTTCTTGTCTCTACCTTCGAAGGTGCTTTTGCATCACTGACACGAGTCTCGTAGCTATCGCCTCGTACTGCGGGGGACTACGACAATTATCCGTTTCAGATTGTGCGAGAATCACGGACTTTGGAGTTCGAGAACTCGCCGCGTGTCTGGGACCATCGTTGCGATACTTTTCCGTGGGGAAATGCGATCAAGTATCGGATGCGGGCCTTTTGGTTGTCGCTAGACACTGTTACAAGTTGAGATATTTGAACGCACGAGGGTGCGAGGCTCTCAGCGATAGCGCTACTGTAGCTTTAGCTCGGGGATGTCCAAGAATTAGAGCCCTGGACTTAGGAAAATGCGACATTGGAGACGCCACCCTGGAAGCTCTCTCGACAGGGTGTCCCAATTTGAAGAAACTTTCGCTCTGTGGATGCGAAAGAATCTCGGACACGGGACTTGAGGCGCTTGCTTATTATGTCAGGGGCCTTCAGCAACTTAATATTGGCGAGTGCCCTCGGGTCACGTGGGTGGGATATCGAGCCGTTAAACGATACTGTCGAAGATGCGTAATTGAACATACTAATCCTGGATTCTCCAGCTGATAAGATctgatgtgttttttttttttaaattgaattagtttttattaattagGAATCATTTTTGTTGGACAGATGTTTAGGATGATTTTCTAACGTTcaggtaaatttgattaaaaataacaaagtttGGATCTAAACTTCGTGATTAAGGACAATTTAGGGAAACCGATACCTCTATCactctgtaaaaataaaatctctttaaaacgaACAGTCTGACGTTGgtcgtttaaaataattaatcggtTTTTTTTCGTTGTCCCCTCGTTTTAAGACAAGTGCGGCAAACAGCAGACAGATTTAGCcaatatttagtattttatttcgAAGTGTCTAAGCTCATCGAAAAGATTTGTGCTGTACTTGCCGAATTACGGTCTACCTAGAAACGACctctatttataattatttccaatttattcGACTttccttcaattcttttaaatgctttgaatgcCTTTAAGCTATTTTAGATTCTTGTAACTTCCATGAAATTCTTCCAAATTCCTTATATTcttgaataccttaaattcattGCATTTATTAAATTCGTGGAATCAGGGTGTCTACtgaaattgtggaaaaaattccatgttttttcccaggtatctcaagttttttccatgcataattttttcaagtatattataaataaagttctttttagtttctcgaaatttaattaaaattagaagatatgcttaaatattttagcatgagagattaattaaattatgaaataatactgaaaacataattaatcatttcttgaatttgtctctaatgccaacaatttgaataataattcaaacaaattttgcttttatctaCTTATATTTGAAATTCAGTGAATATGCAGGtagaataatgattaattttctccgaaaaagacgattaacaaaaacattaattctcaaagatttaaatttgtatctgaaaaagatcaattttcaaagaaatagctggattttgaactaaatatgatagttttcaataaataatggaagttaaattttcatttaaaaaattatttttccataaaaaaaaggatttatttttaaaagaaatttagtttaTCTTTTCactaagtagttttattttcaatctaaaagacaATTTAAtgactaaaatgaaaaatatttaaatgcaatactttaattttcaagcaaaaaatgaattttcaaacagcaagattgattttccatcaagaaagctgatttttcaaaaaaaaaaatatgtgaacttttaacagaaaatttaaattttcaactaaaaaagatccagtttcaaccaaaaatggaataatttacttctaaacaaaaagaataaattttcaatttaagtaatCAATCTATAACTAGAATAGTTgattttgtaacgaaaaaaatgaattttctaacaagaagattaatttttaacaaagaagacaaatttcatacaaaatacatgagtttttaattaaaaagataaactaCCTaccaacaattaaatatttatgtttttagtcgaaaattaatgtttaaataaggagataaattttcaactgaaaggatgtaattttcaattggaatagttgcaattttctggtaaaaaaaaacaaatattttgcaacaaaaactatactaattttcaaaaaatagtaccATTTTCAAACAGAGTGATGAATTACCAAATAAAATGACGAGGCtttgactaaaataattaaatttgctattagtttaattgttaacctagaagattattttttcttccaaaaaagtgcaacttttcaactggaaaagagtattttttaaccaaatattgattgatgaatctttaacaacaacaatttaatttttagtaaaagaatatctcaagcaaataattaaatcttcattaataaaagatgaattcggaacaaaaaatgtattagttgatattccaatccaagaggatttacatttttataaaaaacatacaatttaatcaaaaagaattaattctcagttaaaatgattaatctttagtaacaaaaaattaatttgtaacaaaagagtaaCTCTCAGCCAAGTAATTAgaccttcatttaaaaaaagatgaattccgaacaaaaaatgtcaaacagatacttaaagctacttttacaaatgaagaatcatcgtttttcaatttaatatttcaattaaaaaaaaaaataagtacgcTCTcgtaaaaattccctgactaaaAAACACCTACCTGGAAAATCTGGAGTTTTCGAGGTAGGGCAGACACCCtgagaatttttggaattcttctaaattccttgaattcgcgaaatttttcataaattctgtGTATTCatgtaattgaaaagaattcaaaaggatacAAAAACTCAAAATAACCCAAATGACACACAAAAAGCAGAGTGGTTCGTGAACATAGAGGTATCGAGATATAGGACTGAAGTATTcagtaaaattgaatattaaatacttGGAAAATC
It encodes:
- the LOC117171852 gene encoding F-box/LRR-repeat protein 7-like; translated protein: MLSSVVDSSLRHRNSEDDGMDGSSPLYHRYGEQSISSREGSHHSQKLALFRPSADTVDLGYHTLDNNVCRIPSSPSTAITARKQLFQQRHIYALGLCDLDDTQLLKIFSWLSTRDRCALSQTCRRLWEIAWHPSLWKEVEVRHPQSASIALNTLARRGLYTSIRRLVLDGATSLSGVFNSLPFSSLTSLSIRHSKRVSDSNVTTILDNCIHLKDLDLTDCGSITKAYTRIAALQLQTLDLSDCHEVNDSGLVLSLSRMPHLSCLYLRRCFCITDTSLVAIASYCGGLRQLSVSDCARITDFGVRELAACLGPSLRYFSVGKCDQVSDAGLLVVARHCYKLRYLNARGCEALSDSATVALARGCPRIRALDLGKCDIGDATLEALSTGCPNLKKLSLCGCERISDTGLEALAYYVRGLQQLNIGECPRVTWVGYRAVKRYCRRCVIEHTNPGFSS